The genomic interval AAACTGAGTGGGTAAGCCCCGGAGGTGGCGAAACAACTTAGCCCAGGATGCAACCCTGGGGGTATAGAATGAGGATTTCAAATATTTGTCAAGGCCCCGCCCCACCCTGTCCGTCGCTCTTATTGAGTAACGGACAGGGTGGGATGGGGAATCCGTGATAGGACGCGTGATCCTTCCTTACCCAGGGTTACCACCCTGGGCTAGGTTGTATCGCCCCTCCGGGGCTGAAAATACTGGATCCCGGGTAAGGCACCCCAACGCCCGGGATGACATTGAAAAGACTGGATCCCGGGCGAAGTCTTGTTGAAACATTCGCTGCTGTTGATCAACGCATCGATCGTCTTTGACACGGCATCCTTGCTTCTTTTTTCATTTCTTTTTCCGGCGGGCAGCCACTGTTTTGGCGGAGTTGGTGAGGTCGGCCAGATATTTTGTTTCGGCTTCCTTCTCGGTTTCGGCCCTGCGGATCTGGTCGTAGGCCTGGTATTGCTTTTCAGCGTGGGCGCGGGCTTTATCATGGCTGGTCCTGCCCGGGGAGGAGAGGATGGGGAGTTCGTTATCCAGCAAAAACTTGTCCAGATTGGTTTCCCATGACTTGGTCAGGATCTTCTGGCGACGCCTCAGCTTGAACTCGGCCCGGTCCAGCCACATGTTGACGATCAGGTTCAGGATGTCTATCTCTTCTGCCTGCAAGTAGTTCCTGGCAATACCCACGTCGGCTTTGCGCACCCGGGAGCCCTTCCAACTGGTGAGGCCCATGTTGGGTTCACTGGAGTCAGCCCGATGGGAAACGAGTTCCGCTGCAGTGTGGCCTGTGGCGGCGAAGAGCATCTTGTTCTGCATGGTGGCGAAGAAGAGGTTGGCCGCTTCGCTACCAGGACGGTAATCCGCGGCGAGGGAAAAGAGCTCCCGGACCCTCTGGTAGGCCCTGGCTTCGCTGGCGCGGATTTCCCGGATGCGGGCCAGAAGTTCGTCGAAATAGTCGGTGAGCCGGTTGTTGCCCTTGAGGCGCTCGTCATCGAGCAGAAAGCCCTTTTTGAGGTATTCGCTGAGGTGCTGGATGGCCCAGATCCGGAATTGGGTACCCCGTTCGGAGCGGACCCGGAAGCCGATGGAGAGAATCATATCCAAGCTGTAAAAGGCTATGTTCCTGCGTACGTTACGCCCCTGTTCGCTTTGAACTGTTAAGTAATACTTGACAGTTGCCCAGTCGTTCAACTCACCTTCCTTCAGTATGTTGCGAATGTGCATACTGATGTTGGGGATTGAGGTCTGGTACAATTCAGCTATCTGATTGAGGTTCAGCCAGATGGATTCGCTGTCCGCGCTCAGGGCGATCTGGTATTTTCCCTCTTCCACAGGATAGAGGATGATCTCCTGGACCTGAAGCTGTTCCTTTTTGCTTTTCATAAATCCTCCAATTGGATGTTTTTGCTGTTTAGATTCGCAAGGAATATCTGTCAAGCTGGATTTGTTTCCGGGTGTCCACTCAGGTTCCGACGCTTATCTTGAGGTTGCAAATTGCGACCTCAAGTTGGAGGGCTTTGCCAATGAATAATGAAGAATGAATAATGTAGAATGACGGGGTTGCGGGGTGGCGTAACACTGGCTTCCGGGGTCCCCGCGGAGGAGCGAAGCGAATTCGTGGGGTGGTCTGTCGGCCGTTCCACCAGCTTCAGCTGGTTTTTAACGTGGTGGCGGTGTTCCGCGCCTTCGTGTTATTCGTGGACAAAAAGAAACCCGGGACCGTAAACCAGCCCCGGGCCTTTGTTTCACCCGATTCATCCGTTCACGTTTTTTTAAATCTGCGAGATCTGCGCTTTTTATCTGCGTAAATCTGCGGTATCTCTCTTTATCCGTCAATCCGTCCCATCCGTTCAATCCGCAGACAGGCCCCATCACCCGTAACGCGTAACGCTTAACCCTTAACGCCTAACCGTCCCTCTGTGTGGAAAAAAAACAACAGATTTTCCAAAAAAAGTTTCTCCTCCGCCTCTTCCCTATTTTCCCTCAAAAACACCACAAGCCCCTGCCCCACAAACTCTTAACCCCTAACCCGTAACTCGTAACCCAAAACAAGGGTAACCCTATGTATATGGAGGCCCCTCTTGCCCAGCCCGAATGTTTCCGGTTTGCTTCCCGTCAAGAACCTGCCCGGCCGGGGGGAGACAAGGGGGGAATGTAGAATGTAGAATGTAGAATGACGGGGGAATGAAGAATGAAGAATGTAGAATGTAGAATGCAAAGAGAGTGGCACGCAGATTTCGCGGATCACGCAGATTTAAAGGGAAATAGAAGGGGGATGTGATGGCAATGAAGAATGACGATGTAGAATGTAGAATGTAGAATGTAGAATGAAAAGAGAGTGGCACGCGGATGGATAGAGAAATGGAATGGGGATGCACAGGATCTTGAAAGTGATGCCGGGGATTTTTCTTTCTTACCCTGCTAATCTCTGTGCCTCAGTGCCTCTGTGTTGGAATTATTTCTGCGTAGATCTGCGCTTTTTATCTGCGGGATCTGCGTGAACCCTTTCTTTATCCGTCCAATCCGTGGAATCCGTCGGTAAAATCTTTATCCTCACGATCCTCTTTTTCCTCAAGATCCTTATTCTCTTTTGATCTGCGGAATCCGCGGGATCTGCGTGAGGCAAAAAGGGCAAAAGGGGAAAAGGGCAAAAGGGTAAGCTGCGCCTTGTCCCACTCTTTCACCCCATCACCCTTATTCTCTTTTGATCTGCGGAATCTGCGGGATCTGCGTGAACCCTTTCTTTATCCGTCCAATCCGTTCAATCAGTGGAATCCGTCGGTAAAATCTTTTTCATCTGTGTAATCTTTGAAATCTGCGTGGATCCGCGCTTTTTATCTGCGGGATCTGCGGGAAACATAAACAAAGGAGGAAAAAAATGCGAGCCTATTTCAAAAACATGATCCAGGCCTACCGCGGCACCTGCGACGGCCTCGTCTACTACTTCAATCCCCGCCTGAACCGGATCATCTGCCGCCCCTACACCGTGCCCCGCGCCACCGGCCAAAACCTGCGCTTCGCCGCCATCGCCAAAAACCTCAAGGCCCTCAAACCCTCGGATGGCTTCAAGGCCGACCTGGGCGTCTACGCGAACCTGCACAACGGCCTGGCGCGCAACTACGACCACCGCCTGCAAAACTGGTACAACGCCTTCACCAGGATGATGTGGAACCTGGCCCGGGAAAATCCGGACACCATCGACCTGGCCACCATCTCCCGCGCCTACATCGAACTCCACGACCTGCCCTGCCGCTCCGTCATGAGAGCCGTCGACGCCGGACTCCTGCCCAGCGTCACCGGGTATGAGCTGCTCAATCAGGAGATGTGATGGGTTACGCGTTATGCGTTATGCGTGACGAGGTAACGCGGAAAAAGAGCGATGGGGTTTTAAGGTTTTAGCGTTGTAACGTTTTAGCGGGGTGGCAGGACCCTGTAGCCAGAGCTTTCCAAAGCAGGGGTCCCCGCTTGCGGGGATTCCGCTTCCTCCCCCGTTGCCCTGGATGCAGAGGTCGGAGTCCTCTGGCTACATCCTGCGGGGTGGCGTCCATTCGTGTAATTGGTGGACCATGATCCCAAAAATCCCAACCGATCCTGTTCATCCCTGATCCATTACCTAACGGAGGCGAAAATGCGCATCAGAGACCGGCCCTGAGACCAGAAATATCATGGTTTCGGTTATCAAAGATTTCTCCTTCAGCATAAAAGGCGGCTTGCCAGATCCGGCGGCCGCTTTTTTTCCAATCCAAATCACTCCAAACCATTCCCCATCTTTTGCGTTTCAAAACGCAGGTTATTATGATATGTTGCGATTACGAACGCAAAACATGCCTGTTTGATCCCCCTAACCGGCACTCGTTCCAGGGCTCAGGATCCTCCGATCCAGTCGCCCAGCGTGCGGGGATTGACGCCCAGGGTTTGACTGAGGGGATAGTTCTCGAGGAAGGAGCGCGAGAACATGACCTTCCGCTCCGGATTCCATTTGATCTCAAAGGCGGAAAAGGCCGCGTCGCGTTCCTCGATATAGTCGATCTCCTGTTGCGCGGTGGTGCGCCAGAAGTAGCTGCGGGCGTGGATGGCGTTGTTGCCGAGGAATTTCCGCCGTTCGCTGATCACGTAGTTTTCCCAGAGGGGCCCCACATCACTGCGGGAGTTTATCCCGTTGAAATTGCCCAGCACGGCGTTCAGGATGCCATTATCCCAGAAATAGACCTTCACTCCGCGTTTGATCTCGTTGCGCAGGTTGCGTTTGAGGGCGGGCAAACGGTGGATGATGAAGGCTTTTTCCATCAGGTCGATGTATCTTTCCACAGTCTGGTTGTCCGCGCCCACCAGTTGGGCGATCTCGTTGTAGGAGACCTCATTGCCAATCTGGAAGGCCAGGGCGCGGATGATCTTGTCCAAGAGGGGCGGCTTTTTGATCTGCTCCAGATTGAACAGGTCTTTGAACAAGTAACTGTCCGTCAGCAGTTTGAGAATCTCGATCTCCTGGCCGGGAGAGACAACCACCTCGGGATAATAACCATGCACCAGGCGGTGGGGCAGAGACCTATCCTCCTCGATTCTGCCCTGAAGATCCAGCATTTCCTGATAGGCCAGGGGAAAAAGAAAGAACTCATACTTCCTTCCGGTCAACGGCTCTCTGATCCTGCCAGTCAGTTCCAGGGCCGAAGAGCCGGTCACGATCACCTGAATATCCGGGTAGTTATCCACCATGAGCTTAACGCACAAGCCGATCTCGGGAATCCTTTGGGCTTCGTCGATGAAAACGAAGCGCTTGTTTCCGATCAGCGCTTTAAGCTTGGTGGAAGTGGCGGCCTGAAACAGTTCGCGGATGTCGGGCTCATCGCCATTGAAGGTGATGAATTCGTCCGGATAGTCTGCCAGAAGGGATCTTACGAGAGTGGTTTTGCCGCTCTGGCGTGGCCCCAGGATGATTATCGCCTTGCCGCGGAAAAACCGGGCTCTGACCTGCGAAGCTATCGTTCTCGGTATCATAATCTTCTCCTTCCCTCTTGGCGGCAGGAAATCCGAAAGGCAGAAATTTGTCAAGGAAAACCTCATCTTTTGCGTTTCAAAACGCAGGATGTTATGATATTTTGCGATTACGAACGCAAAACATTGGCGAGCTGAGGAAAGAAGGCATCCGGATCTGGAGGTTAGGCGTTACGGGCTACGGGTTATGCGTTATGGGACCTATCCACGAATTACTCGAATTACACGAATAAAAGGGGGGAAAAGCGGTCGCACGCGGATTTCGCAGATTAAAAGAGAACGCAGATTTACAGGGAAAAGAGGATGATGAGGATGAATGGAGTAACGCGGAAAAGCCCGGGGTGGAGGGGTGGCAAATTCCGCTTTGCCACAGGGCTCGCAGAGCCCTTCAATATGTGAAGCGGGACCCTGTAGCCAGAGCTTTCCAAAGCTCTGCAAACCCTGCCGCAGGCGGGGTGTAGGACAATAGGCGGCGGCTTTAGCCGTCGTATTTCAGGGTTGATCCATATACATTTCATAGCCCCGCCCCCTCCCCAAACACAGACCTGTGTTTGGGGAGGGGGCGGGGAGATTTAAAACATTCATCCTAGATTCCGTGATTACCCGGGATAAATCCCGGGCCTATTGTCCTGCACCCCGCCTGCGGCAGGGTTTGTCAGCGATCCGCGCCTTGGCGGGGCTGAAAAGGCTGGATCCCGGACGCGCCCGTCCCGGATCGGCCAGATAGGTATTGACATCGTCGCGCGCTTGGCTTATAATATTTTTATGATGGTAAATCGTAAATGAATAATGAATTACATTCACCACCCCGGAATTCAGCTCCCCCTGAACCCGATAAGCCGGGTTGGGCCAGCGCGCCTAAAAACGGAACTGGCACTTGGGGCCCCAGCCGGAGCGGATCCTTCTCCCGCGCCCTTCCTTTGAGCCACTCCCTCCGGCCCCGGGGTGAGACAGATCCATGCTGACGCTCAGAATAAGGAACCTGCGGCACAATCTGTCCCGGTTGTGGGCGAAATTGGGCAGAAGGCAGTCCCAATTGAAGCAGGCGCCGGTTGAGCTGCCCCTTCGTTCGGAGCTTTTGAGCGCGGACCAGATGAAGCTGCATGGCCAGACCATCGCCAGGGAGCACCAGCTGGCCACGGGACGCCCGCGGGGAAGCCTGCTGGCCCGCCTGGCGGAGAATGAAAGCCTCCTGCTGGACGTGCATGGCCTGCTGACCGAGGATGTGAAGGATGAGCAAAGGATAACTCCGGCGGGGGAATGGCTGCTGGATAATTTCTATCTGATCGAAGGGCAGATCCGCATCGCCAAACGGCACTTTTCCAAAGGCTACAATTGGGAGCTGCCCTATCTTCTGAACGGCCCGCTGGCCGGTTTGCCCAGAGTTTATGACATCGCGCTGGAAACCATTTCCCACGGCGACGGAAGGGTGGACCCGGAAAACCTGAGCAGCTTCGTGGCTGCCTATCAATCCGTGACCCCCCTGAAATTGGGCGAACTTTGGGCCATTCCGATCATGCTGCGCCTGGCGTTGATGGAAAACCTGCGCCGGGTGGCGGCCAGTATGGCTATGGACAGGATCGACCGGCAACTGGCTGAGTATTGGGCCGGCCAGATGATGGAAACCGCCGCCAAAAATCCCAGCGACCTGATCCTGACCATCGCCGACATGGCGAGATCGGAGCTGGACCTGAGCAGCGCGTTTGTGGCGGCAATGTCCTACCGCCTGCAGGGGCATGTGCCAAACCTGGCCTTGCCGCTCCATTGGATCGAACAGCGCCTGTCGGAATCCGGACTGACCATCGAGCAATTGGTGCGGGCTGAAAACCAGCAGCAGGCGGCCAATCAGGTATCCGTGAGCAACAGCATCGGCAGCCTGCGCCTGCTCGGCTCCCTGGACTGGCAGAAATTCGTCGAGTCGATGAGCAGGGTCGAGCAGATCCTGATCGAAGACCCCGCCGGCATTTATGGCAGCATGGATTTCACTTCGCGGGATAGCTACCGCCATGTGGTGGAAAGGATCGCCAAAAAAAGCCGCCATACCGAGAGCGAGGTGGCGCGCTTCGCGGTCCGCCTGGCCAGGAAGGCTTCCTACAGCAAAGACAGCGACCGGCGCCGGGCGCATGTGGGATACTATCTGATCGACAAAGGCTTGTACCGGCTGGAGCACATGGCCAGGATCCGCTTTTCACCGGGAGCCATCCTGCGCAAGGCAAATCAACATTTTTCCCTGCTGCTCTATGCCGGTTCCATCACGCTTCTGACCTTGCTCCTGTCAGGCCTCCTGGCCGCGGCGGCCTTCTCCGGCGGCTTGCGGGGCTGGGCTTTGGTGGCGGCCGGATCCCTGGCCCTGCTCAGCACCAGCCATCTCGCCCTGGCCATGGTAAATTGGCTGGCCACCTTGCTTTCATCCCCCAAACTCCTTCCGCGCATGGACTATTCCAAGGGGATACCCCCCGAGGCGCGCAGCCTGGTGGTGATCCCAACCATGATCACCAGCCTGGAAAACGTGGAATCCCTGGCCACGGCCCTGGAAGTCCGCTACCTGGCAAACCGGGAGGGCCAGCTCCTTTTCGGGCTGCTCACGGATTTTGCCGACGCCGGGTATGAGACCCTGCCGCAAGACGAGGCGGTGTTGGAATTTGCCCGGGAGAGAATCGAGGAACTGAACGCCAAGTATCAGGACCAGCAGGGCAGTGTGTTCTTTCTGTTCCACCGCCCGCGGAACTGGAATCCCCGGGATAAGATCTGGATGGGCTACGAACGCAAACGCGGCAAACTCGCGGACCTGAACGCCTTTCTGCGTGGCGGGGCGAGGGACAGCTTCTCACTGGTGGTGGGCGACACCGCGCTGCTGGCAGGCGTGAAATATGTCATCACCCTGGATACGGACACCCAATTGCCGCGGGATTCCGCCAGGCAATTCATCGGGGTGATGGCGCATCCGCTGAACCGGCCCCTGTTCGATCAGCAGCGGCGGCGGGTCGTGGAAGGATATGGCATCCTGCAGCCCAGGGTGGCGATCAGCATGCCCGGTGCGAACCGCTCACGCTATGCCGCTCTGCGCACCAGCGAGCCGGGCATCGATCCCTATACGCGCACGGTATCCGATGTGTATCAGGACCTGTTCGGCGAAGGCTCGTTCATCGGCAAGGGCATCTATGACGTGGACGCGTTCGAACTGGCAACGGGAGGCCGTTTCCCGGAAAACCGGATCCTGAGCCACGACCTTCTGGAAGGGTGCTACGCCCGGTCCGGCCTCCTGACCGATGTGCAACTCTATGAAGAATACCCGTCCCGCTATTTCGCGGACGTCAGCCGGCGCCATCGCTGGATCCGGGGTGACTGGCAGATCGGGCAATGGGCGCTGCCCCTGATTCCGGGGCATGATGGCCGGCTGCAAAAGAATCCACTCTCGCTTCTCTCCCGCTGGAAGATCTTTGACAACCTGCGCCGCAGCCTGAGCGCCGCCGCGCTGACCCTCATGCTGCTCATGGGCTGGACGATGATGGCCTCACCGCTGGGCTGGACCCTGGCGGTGGTCGCGATCATGCTTCTGCCAGCTTTGCTCCCGGCAGCCATCAACGCCCTGCGCAAACCGGCGGACGTGACTCTGAAGGAGCATCTGGCCGCCGAATTGGCCGCCACCCGGCGCCGGTTTTCCGAGGCCGTGTTCAATTTTGCCTGCCTGCCCCATGAAGCTTGGTACAGCCTGGATGCCTTGCTGCGCACCGGCTGGCGGATGCTGTTTTCGCGCAGGAACCTCCTGGAATGGAATCCCTCCGGCGGCGCGGATGACAAGGACCGGGACCGGCTGGCCGATTCCTTCCGCAAGCTGTGGATCTCGCCTGCCCTGGCCGCCTCCGCGCTGGCCGGTCTGGCGCTGTACCGGGCTGAGGCGCTGCCGCCGGCTTTGCCCATCCTGGCGCTGTGGTTAATCGCCCCGGCCATTGTCTGGTGGTACAGCCGCCCGTTCGTCCGGCGTGAAGCCCGGCTCACCGAGGATCAGACGGTCTGGCTGGGAAAACTGGCGCGGAAAACCTGGGCCTCCTTCGAAACCTTCGTGGGCCCCGGGGATAACTGGCTGCCCCCGGATAACGTTCAGGATAACCCCGCCGCGGCCATCGCGCATCGCACCTCGCCCACAAACATGGGCCTGGCGCTGCTGGCAAATCTCTCCGCGTATGACTTTGGGTTCATCTCCGCCGGAAAGCTTCTGGACCGGACGGCCCTGGCGCTGCGGACCATGGAGGGTTTGCAGCGATACCGGGGGCATTTCTACAATTGGTACGACACGCAGACGCTTCTGCCTCTGGAGCCCCTGTATATCTCATCGGTGGACAGCGGAAACCTGACCGGAAACCTGATCATCCTGCGGCAGGGACTGCTGCTGCTGGAAGATGACAGGATCCTGGGGCCCCGCCTGTATGAAGGCCTGCGTGACACCCTGGAAGTTTTGACGGAATCGGTTGCCGCGGCTCCCAAGCTGAACGCCGTCACCCTGCTTTCTTCGCTGCGCCAGCAGATCGAATCCGTCACGATTTCCCCGCCCGCCACCGTTGCCGCCGCCAGGCAGGGCCTGGAAGAGCTGCGCCGGTCCGCGGAAGAGGTGGTGGCAAGGATGGAGGCCGCCGATGCTGACCCTGAGAGCCAGGCCAATTGGTGGGCCCGCGCTTTCGCGGAAAGGTGCCGGGAGGCTTTGGCAGAGCTGGATTTGCTGGCGCCTGAACCCCTGGCGGAGGCGGGGGATGCGGGTTCCGCCGAGATCCCCACCCTGAAAGGGCTTCAGGCCCTGGAAACCGCGGCCGGGCAACAAGCCAGGGCCAGGCTGGCAGCCATCCGGGAACTTGGCCTGTTGTGCGAAACACTTTCCGACCTGGAATATGATTTTCTCTATGACGCGGACCGCCATCTGCTGTCCATTGGCTACAACGTCCGCGAATCACGCCGGGATTCCGGCTACTATGACCTGCTGGCCTCGGAAGCCAGATTCGCCAGCTTTGTGGCCATCGCCCAGGATAAACTGCCCCAGGCGAGCTGGTTTTCCCTGGGCCGCCTGCTCACCACCGCCGGCGGAGAGCCGATTCTGCTCTCCTGGAGCGGATCGATGTTTGAATATCTGATGCCTCTGCTGGTGATGCCAACCTATGAGCATACGCTGCTTGACCAGACCTACAAGGCCGTGGTGGCCAGGCAGATCGATTATGGGAAAAGGCGCTCCGTACCCTGGGGCATTTCCGAAAGCGGCTACAACGCCACAGACGCGCAACTGAACTATCAATACCGGGCCTTTGGCGTGCCGGGTTTGGGGCTGAAACGAGGTTTGGCGGAGGACCTGGTGATCGCGCCCTATGCTTCCGCCCTGGCTTTGATGGTGGATCCCGAAGAAGCTTGCGCCAATCTGGAGCGCCTTTCCGCGCATGGCTTTGAAACCCGGTATGGCTTTTACGAGGCGATAGACTACACGCCCTCCCGGGTGCCCCGGGGCCAGGCGCATGCCTTGATCCGCTCCTATATGGCCCATCATCAGGGCATGGTCC from Candidatus Syntrophosphaera sp. carries:
- a CDS encoding cyclic beta 1-2 glucan synthetase, yielding MLTLRIRNLRHNLSRLWAKLGRRQSQLKQAPVELPLRSELLSADQMKLHGQTIAREHQLATGRPRGSLLARLAENESLLLDVHGLLTEDVKDEQRITPAGEWLLDNFYLIEGQIRIAKRHFSKGYNWELPYLLNGPLAGLPRVYDIALETISHGDGRVDPENLSSFVAAYQSVTPLKLGELWAIPIMLRLALMENLRRVAASMAMDRIDRQLAEYWAGQMMETAAKNPSDLILTIADMARSELDLSSAFVAAMSYRLQGHVPNLALPLHWIEQRLSESGLTIEQLVRAENQQQAANQVSVSNSIGSLRLLGSLDWQKFVESMSRVEQILIEDPAGIYGSMDFTSRDSYRHVVERIAKKSRHTESEVARFAVRLARKASYSKDSDRRRAHVGYYLIDKGLYRLEHMARIRFSPGAILRKANQHFSLLLYAGSITLLTLLLSGLLAAAAFSGGLRGWALVAAGSLALLSTSHLALAMVNWLATLLSSPKLLPRMDYSKGIPPEARSLVVIPTMITSLENVESLATALEVRYLANREGQLLFGLLTDFADAGYETLPQDEAVLEFARERIEELNAKYQDQQGSVFFLFHRPRNWNPRDKIWMGYERKRGKLADLNAFLRGGARDSFSLVVGDTALLAGVKYVITLDTDTQLPRDSARQFIGVMAHPLNRPLFDQQRRRVVEGYGILQPRVAISMPGANRSRYAALRTSEPGIDPYTRTVSDVYQDLFGEGSFIGKGIYDVDAFELATGGRFPENRILSHDLLEGCYARSGLLTDVQLYEEYPSRYFADVSRRHRWIRGDWQIGQWALPLIPGHDGRLQKNPLSLLSRWKIFDNLRRSLSAAALTLMLLMGWTMMASPLGWTLAVVAIMLLPALLPAAINALRKPADVTLKEHLAAELAATRRRFSEAVFNFACLPHEAWYSLDALLRTGWRMLFSRRNLLEWNPSGGADDKDRDRLADSFRKLWISPALAASALAGLALYRAEALPPALPILALWLIAPAIVWWYSRPFVRREARLTEDQTVWLGKLARKTWASFETFVGPGDNWLPPDNVQDNPAAAIAHRTSPTNMGLALLANLSAYDFGFISAGKLLDRTALALRTMEGLQRYRGHFYNWYDTQTLLPLEPLYISSVDSGNLTGNLIILRQGLLLLEDDRILGPRLYEGLRDTLEVLTESVAAAPKLNAVTLLSSLRQQIESVTISPPATVAAARQGLEELRRSAEEVVARMEAADADPESQANWWARAFAERCREALAELDLLAPEPLAEAGDAGSAEIPTLKGLQALETAAGQQARARLAAIRELGLLCETLSDLEYDFLYDADRHLLSIGYNVRESRRDSGYYDLLASEARFASFVAIAQDKLPQASWFSLGRLLTTAGGEPILLSWSGSMFEYLMPLLVMPTYEHTLLDQTYKAVVARQIDYGKRRSVPWGISESGYNATDAQLNYQYRAFGVPGLGLKRGLAEDLVIAPYASALALMVDPEEACANLERLSAHGFETRYGFYEAIDYTPSRVPRGQAHALIRSYMAHHQGMVLLSLAYLLLDRPMQKRFEANTLFQATLLLLQERIPRAKSYYMRTTRLAENYLAASPTETPIRVFTDPDTPNPELQLLSNGRYNVMVTNAGGGYSRWKDLDVTRWREDRTCDNWGTFCFIRDVESGQYWSTAYQPTLKRPKNYEAIFLEGRVEFRCRNNGLDTHTEIAVSPEDDIELRRVRITNRGRARKTIDVASYAEVVLATPASDALHPAFSNLFVQTEIIRHSRGILCTRRPRSESEKEPWMFHLMAAYNVEIEEVSYETDRGNFIGRGNTIAEPAAMEAGGAGEGNALLSNSEGSVLDPIVAICYRITLEPDQVAVMDMVTGVAENRDEALALMGKYQDRRLANRVFNLAWTHGHVLLRQFNITEADAQLYCRLASSIIYANASLRAEASILIMNRHGQSGLWGYAISGDLPIVLLRIEDPANIDLVRQMIQAHVYWRLHGLAVDLVIWNEDHGGYRQLLHDEIMGQIASGIDANLTDQPGGIFVRPAEQVSEEDRILIQTVARVIISDTKGSLSDQINGRIQPELTVPALALTRAPRPAPPPVPPAPRHDLMFFNGLGGFTPDGREYVITTSQAQLTPAPWANVIANPLFGTVVSESGLAYTWCENSHEFRLTPWGNDPLGDSRGEAFYIRDEERGHYWSPTPLPRRGITPYVTRHGFGYSVFEHTERGIKTELWIFVASDANVKFAVLKIRNGSDRSRKLSATGYVEWVLGDLRAKTSMQVITGIDPKSGAIFARNSYNTSFPNRTAFFDTDEISRSLTCDRTEFLGRNGRLDAPAAMTRARLSGRVGAALDPCAAIQVNFELGAGQEREIVFRLGLGQNPAEAGSLARRFQGPIAAREALDAVWEHWNHTLGAISVETPDQSLNVLANGWLLYQTLSCRLWARTGAYQSGGAFGFRDQLQDVMALIHARPLLARGQLLLCATRQFPEGDVQHWWHPPTGQGVRTHCSDDRLWLPLVTCHYVFATGDTGVLDEPLGFLEGRPVNSDEDSYFDLPGRSEQVANLYQHCVLALMASFRYGRHGLPLIGSGDWNDGMNLVGEQGQGESVWLGFFLHFILIQFAELARLRGDEAFASRCLSEAGELSKHIEESGWDGQWYRRAYFDDGTPLGSASNPECQIDSIAQSWSVLSGVGDQARSVMAMQALEKRLVRRDFGLIQLLDPPFDASGLNPGYIKGYVPGIRENGGQYTHAAIWAIMAFAKLGDRQKAWELFTLINPVNHARNAAETEVYKVEPYAAAADVYAVAPHIGRGGWTWYTGSAAWMYRLIVESLLGVSLEIDKLRVSPCLPEGWDGFKLHYRYRETMYHITVTQEHSDRGVRRMTLDGMELSGETIPLADDHLEHWVDIFLPD
- a CDS encoding ATP-binding protein — encoded protein: MIPRTIASQVRARFFRGKAIIILGPRQSGKTTLVRSLLADYPDEFITFNGDEPDIRELFQAATSTKLKALIGNKRFVFIDEAQRIPEIGLCVKLMVDNYPDIQVIVTGSSALELTGRIREPLTGRKYEFFLFPLAYQEMLDLQGRIEEDRSLPHRLVHGYYPEVVVSPGQEIEILKLLTDSYLFKDLFNLEQIKKPPLLDKIIRALAFQIGNEVSYNEIAQLVGADNQTVERYIDLMEKAFIIHRLPALKRNLRNEIKRGVKVYFWDNGILNAVLGNFNGINSRSDVGPLWENYVISERRKFLGNNAIHARSYFWRTTAQQEIDYIEERDAAFSAFEIKWNPERKVMFSRSFLENYPLSQTLGVNPRTLGDWIGGS
- a CDS encoding virulence RhuM family protein, encoding MKSKKEQLQVQEIILYPVEEGKYQIALSADSESIWLNLNQIAELYQTSIPNISMHIRNILKEGELNDWATVKYYLTVQSEQGRNVRRNIAFYSLDMILSIGFRVRSERGTQFRIWAIQHLSEYLKKGFLLDDERLKGNNRLTDYFDELLARIREIRASEARAYQRVRELFSLAADYRPGSEAANLFFATMQNKMLFAATGHTAAELVSHRADSSEPNMGLTSWKGSRVRKADVGIARNYLQAEEIDILNLIVNMWLDRAEFKLRRRQKILTKSWETNLDKFLLDNELPILSSPGRTSHDKARAHAEKQYQAYDQIRRAETEKEAETKYLADLTNSAKTVAARRKKK